The segment GCAGAGGACGTGCAGACCCCACGCACGGACCCGGTCCCACAGACCCTGGGGCTGAAATAAAGATGTTCCAGGGCTGTGCCGTGTGTGTGATGCCTCTCCCCCCCGTCCCGCCGTTCTGCAGTAGAATGGGAGCGAGGCTGCACAAACCTGCAGCTTTTGGGTCGTGatggggtggctgcagccccacatgcGGCATCTCCATCCCAAGCGCCAACACCGCGTTGGCCAACCCTTGGGCTGATAACATGGCAGCATATAGGGCTACTCTGCCTGGCTGGCTCTGAGCCTGGGGGGCTGTTGCAGAGGACAGGAGGGCTGTGGCATGGGGGGGTacctgggagcacagccctTATGGTTTGGGGACAGAACGCTGTGGGGAAGGTGGGGATTGAATGGGAAATGGCGTGTGGGAGTGGGTGGGTCAGAAAGCTTTCAtagggggatggggacagggatgggaaggggtTCTTGACCCCAGTGGCAGTTGTCCCGTGGGTCTGGGGGTGCTGGGGACCTCCATTGTCCCTGGGATCCAGACCACAATGGGATGGAGCCACACCCCAATGGGATGGAGTCTGATTCATCCCTCCGTCCCGGCGCTGGCGCTGCCCACCCGCTCCCTGGGGGCCGTTTGGTGGCCATGTGGCCTTTCAACCAGAGCACGCcgtgccctgcagcacagccggGGTTGTGGGATGCAGCCTGGGGTGGGACAGGGCCCCACAGCCCATAGGCACAGCCACGTCCCCACCACAGCTGTTCCCCCACAGACAACGGCCGTGTTGTGGCTGCTCCCCCTGGGCCCACGTTTCCGCATTGCCCAACTTCAGGGCCAATAAAAGGCATTGGGAGCACGGGGTGGGCACGGGGTGaggatgctgagctgctgggtgctgctgctggcactgctggggggGGCCTGCGCCCTCCCGGCCCCCCTGGGCTACTCCCAGGCTCTGGCCCAGGCTGTGGACTCCTACAACCAACGGCCTGAGGTGCAGAATGCCTTCCGGCTGCTCAGCGCCGACCCCGAGCCCGGCCCGGTGAGTGCACGTGTGGGGATGGCGTGGGGACACcgtggggacactgtggggacgTGTTGAGGACATCCTGAAAGGGGAAGGCATGGGGATGGTGTGCAGACATCACAGGGACAGCGTGGGGACGCTTCGGGGAGCATCATAGGAACATCCTGGGAACGGCATGGGGACATGAGGGGATGGCGTGAGGGCATGggggggacaccatggggacactgtTGGGATAGtatggggacagcatggggtCACCACGGGGGTAGCGTGGGGTCATCAGGGAGACACAATGGGGACATTtatggggacactgtgggaaTGTCTTGGGAACATCCTGGGGTCGTTCTGGGGGCATCCTGGGAAAATCCAcgggacaccttggggacatcAATGGGACATCGTGGGGAAACCTTGGGGAAAGCATGGAGACATCGCGGGGACATCGAGagggcagtgcagagctgctccccccGCCTGGCTGTGAGCCATGCCCGGAGCAGCCGGGGCTGCCGGGTGGCTGCCACCACGCTGTCCCCTGCCCCGCAGAACGtccagctcagctccctgcacaACCTCAACTTCACCATCATGGAGACGCGGTGCCAGGCGCGCTCGGGCGCCCAGCTGGACAGCTGCGAGTTCAAGGAGGACGGGGTGAGCAGCGTGCTGGgctggtgggtgctggggggggatTCTGGGGGGGAACAGCCCCGTGTTCAGTGCCCCCACTGCTCACAGCTCGTCAAGGACTGCGCTGCGCCCGTGGTGCTGCAAGGCGGCCGCGCCGTGCTCGATGTCACCTGCGTGGACTCCATGGCTGACGTGAGTGGGGACACAACGGGGGGTGGCCCCAGGGGTGTTTGGGACCCCCCAGGATCGGGGGTGCCATTCCCCCGTCGATGACAACgcttctccccacagcctgTCCGCGTCAAGCGCTTCTGGCCGCTGGTGCCAGTGGCCATCAACACGGTGGCTGCGGGCATCAACCTCTACAAAGCCATCAGGAGAAAATGAGCCATGCCCAGAGCCACCGTCACCGCTGTCCCTCCGCAGCCCCCCACCcaataaagctgttttctggCCATGCTGCGTCTTTGCTGTGCGTCTCTGAGTGACACCGATGGGGACggtccccatgctgtccccatggTGCCACCTGCTCCCCATCCCGTCCCTCTGCATGGGTTTGGGACCTGGGGACATCCAAGGAGACTCCAGATGCAGACTTGGGCATGGGGGAACTGCAGTATGCAGCGCTTGGGGGTGTGCATAGGGCTGCATGAGTCCATGGGGCCTCTGTAGGGCACATAAGGGTAAAAGAGGGGACAGAAGGAGGATGTCCTCGGGGCCCtactgcagccacagccctccAGCTGCAGTTCCCATGGCACGGGATCACCATGCAACCCTACATCCCCATCCCGAAGTGCTGGTGTCA is part of the Gallus gallus isolate bGalGal1 chromosome 2, bGalGal1.mat.broiler.GRCg7b, whole genome shotgun sequence genome and harbors:
- the CATH3 gene encoding cathelicidin-3 precursor, yielding MLSCWVLLLALLGGACALPAPLGYSQALAQAVDSYNQRPEVQNAFRLLSADPEPGPNVQLSSLHNLNFTIMETRCQARSGAQLDSCEFKEDGLVKDCAAPVVLQGGRAVLDVTCVDSMADPVRVKRFWPLVPVAINTVAAGINLYKAIRRK